In Streptomyces durocortorensis, a genomic segment contains:
- a CDS encoding D-alanyl-D-alanine carboxypeptidase family protein: MPEDPTTPTTPFTTTVLRVAAVVLAVGTGGWYAFGDGAERGRSLGEASGASEASGGAQIAKSLHLPWPRDGQSSVAVEGIGSLGTRGEQRPVPIASVTKVMTAYVILKDHPIRAGAPGAAIAADERAANESYSSVETTAPVLAGRTYTQRRLLELMMVPSGNNIARLLARWDAGNEKAFVAKMNKAAAGLGMDRTTYTGVSGMEASTKSTAADQLTLARAAMKDPVFREIVATESVTSPGTGTTLHNTNRLLGHDGVIGLKTGSSTPAGGNLVWATTQKVSGTSRLILGVVLHQRAGTTPAEGSAAAHEASRALITAIRADLPAAAERTPGRALSAGT, translated from the coding sequence ATGCCCGAAGACCCGACCACCCCGACCACCCCCTTCACCACCACCGTCCTTCGCGTCGCAGCCGTGGTGCTCGCGGTCGGCACGGGCGGCTGGTACGCGTTCGGCGACGGGGCGGAGCGCGGACGCTCCCTCGGCGAGGCGTCCGGGGCGTCCGAGGCGTCCGGGGGCGCGCAGATCGCGAAGTCCCTGCACCTGCCGTGGCCGCGGGATGGCCAGTCGAGTGTGGCGGTCGAGGGGATCGGCAGCCTCGGCACCCGGGGTGAGCAGCGGCCCGTACCGATCGCCAGCGTCACCAAGGTCATGACGGCCTACGTGATCCTGAAGGACCACCCGATACGGGCGGGCGCCCCCGGCGCGGCCATTGCCGCCGACGAGCGGGCGGCGAACGAGTCGTACTCCTCGGTGGAGACGACCGCCCCCGTGCTCGCCGGGCGGACGTACACCCAACGCAGGCTGCTGGAGCTGATGATGGTGCCGTCGGGCAACAACATCGCCCGGCTCCTGGCCCGTTGGGACGCCGGCAACGAGAAGGCGTTCGTGGCGAAGATGAACAAGGCCGCGGCCGGACTCGGCATGGACCGCACCACGTACACCGGGGTGAGCGGTATGGAGGCCAGCACGAAGAGCACGGCGGCCGACCAGCTGACCCTTGCCCGGGCCGCGATGAAGGACCCGGTGTTCCGCGAGATCGTGGCCACCGAGTCCGTCACCTCCCCGGGCACCGGTACGACCTTGCACAACACCAACAGACTGCTCGGGCACGACGGGGTGATCGGCCTGAAGACCGGCTCGTCCACCCCCGCGGGCGGCAACCTCGTCTGGGCCACCACCCAGAAGGTCTCCGGCACCAGCCGCCTGATCCTCGGCGTGGTCCTGCACCAGCGCGCGGGCACCACCCCTGCGGAGGGCAGCGCCGCCGCCCACGAGGCGAGCCGCGCCCTGATCACAGCGATCCGCGCGGACCTCCCGGCGGCGGCGGAGCGGACGCCCGGCCGCGCTCTCAGCGCAGGGACTTGA
- a CDS encoding DUF3515 family protein has translation MTKLLRGTLCVTAALTACTALLAGCGLGGGDRGYNLVKPPFSGSPACTALTDRLPEELGGHRLEKPGVDGAAAWGDGDIILYCGMPEPAAAGDCRTVGGVDWVGQKPADDGTAEMFATWGRDTTVQVRFAGKDAGTPAVLQSLAPVVKQIKEAEAGTAGEASTGCGTAS, from the coding sequence TTGACCAAGCTCCTTCGCGGGACGCTGTGCGTCACCGCAGCGTTGACCGCCTGCACGGCCCTTCTCGCCGGGTGCGGGCTGGGCGGCGGAGATCGGGGCTACAACCTCGTCAAGCCGCCTTTCTCGGGCAGTCCGGCCTGCACCGCGCTCACCGACAGGCTCCCCGAGGAACTGGGCGGACACCGTCTGGAGAAGCCGGGCGTCGACGGCGCAGCCGCCTGGGGAGACGGCGACATCATCCTGTACTGCGGGATGCCCGAGCCCGCTGCCGCCGGTGACTGCCGCACCGTGGGCGGGGTCGACTGGGTCGGCCAGAAGCCCGCCGACGACGGTACGGCCGAGATGTTCGCCACCTGGGGCCGCGATACGACCGTCCAGGTCCGGTTCGCCGGTAAGGACGCCGGCACCCCTGCCGTTCTCCAGTCGCTCGCGCCGGTCGTGAAGCAGATCAAGGAGGCTGAGGCGGGCACGGCGGGCGAGGCGAGCACGGGCTGCGGCACCGCCAGTTGA
- the cseB gene encoding two-component system response regulator CseB translates to MRATERPTTSKVQVGSVSEARGPDPVSVLVVEDDAAIRRAVQLALERYGYRVAVAADGLSGLEAFRGGGHDLLILDVMLPELDGIGLCHRIREESPVPVLMMSARGDALDVVAGLEAGADDYVVKPVDTAVMVARIRALLRRATFRPDAREPAPGKPDRAPGHVLVFGDLSVDTLGMEVRRDGAIVPMTPTELRLLLEFVAAPGSVLDRRRLLRDVWDYGWEGDTRVVDLCVLRLRKKIGSGRIETVRGFGYKLVRD, encoded by the coding sequence ATGCGAGCGACCGAGCGACCCACGACCTCGAAAGTCCAGGTAGGCAGCGTGTCGGAAGCCAGGGGACCGGACCCCGTCAGCGTGCTCGTGGTCGAGGACGACGCCGCCATCCGGCGTGCCGTCCAGCTGGCGCTGGAGCGCTACGGCTACCGGGTCGCGGTGGCCGCCGACGGGCTCAGCGGTCTGGAGGCGTTCCGTGGGGGCGGCCACGACCTGCTGATCCTCGACGTGATGCTGCCCGAACTGGACGGCATCGGCCTCTGCCACCGTATCCGCGAGGAAAGCCCGGTCCCGGTCCTGATGATGTCCGCGCGCGGCGACGCCCTCGACGTGGTCGCCGGGCTGGAGGCGGGGGCCGACGACTACGTGGTCAAACCCGTCGACACCGCCGTCATGGTGGCCCGTATCCGCGCTCTGCTGCGGCGCGCCACGTTCCGGCCGGACGCGCGGGAGCCCGCACCCGGGAAGCCCGACAGGGCACCCGGCCACGTCCTGGTCTTCGGGGACCTCAGCGTGGACACGCTCGGCATGGAGGTGCGCCGGGACGGGGCGATCGTGCCCATGACGCCCACGGAACTGCGCCTGCTGCTGGAGTTCGTGGCAGCGCCGGGCTCCGTGCTCGACCGTCGACGGCTGCTGCGGGACGTCTGGGACTACGGCTGGGAGGGCGACACCCGGGTCGTGGACCTGTGCGTGCTGCGGCTGCGCAAGAAGATCGGCAGCGGCCGGATCGAGACGGTACGCGGCTTCGGCTACAAGCTGGTCCGGGACTGA
- a CDS encoding NADH:flavin oxidoreductase → MADDVTTYVTDAAGTAGVGDAAGLADDADAAAADRSAARAAAVLSRPFSVRGLTARNRIAMAPMTRQFAPDGVPGRDVADYYTRRAAGGVGLIITEGTYVGHDSAGSSDRVPRFHGEEPLAGWANVVDSVHRAGGAIVPQLWHVGVTRDEGAGPVPGADPVGPSGVALNGEPKGRAMSQRDLDDVVAAFADAAAAAERIGFDGIELHGAHGYLIDQFLWSGTNRRTDAYGGDLVARTRFAAEVVAACRAAVSDAFPIIFRMSQWKADAYEAKLAHSPEELDSLLTPLAEAGVDVFHASTRRYWLPEFEGSDLNLAGWVKKISGLPTLTVGSVGLDGDFFSAFKGNGSAVTGIDQLLERMERDEFDMVAVGRALIADPEWAAKTLRGRTGDITPFSAEMLKSLR, encoded by the coding sequence ATGGCTGACGACGTGACTACCTACGTGACCGATGCGGCTGGGACGGCAGGCGTCGGTGACGCCGCAGGCCTGGCCGACGATGCTGATGCTGCCGCTGCCGACAGGAGCGCCGCCCGCGCCGCCGCCGTCCTCTCCCGCCCGTTCTCCGTCCGTGGCCTCACCGCGCGCAACCGCATCGCCATGGCGCCCATGACCCGGCAGTTCGCCCCGGACGGCGTCCCGGGGCGGGACGTGGCCGACTACTACACCCGGCGGGCCGCCGGAGGCGTCGGACTGATCATCACCGAGGGCACCTACGTCGGCCACGACTCCGCCGGGTCCAGCGACCGGGTCCCGCGCTTCCACGGCGAGGAGCCGCTCGCGGGCTGGGCGAACGTCGTGGACTCCGTGCACCGCGCGGGCGGGGCGATCGTCCCGCAGCTGTGGCACGTGGGCGTCACCCGCGACGAGGGCGCCGGGCCGGTGCCGGGCGCCGATCCGGTCGGGCCCTCCGGGGTGGCCCTGAACGGCGAGCCCAAGGGGCGCGCCATGTCGCAGCGGGATCTCGACGACGTCGTCGCCGCCTTCGCCGACGCGGCGGCCGCCGCCGAGCGCATCGGCTTCGACGGCATCGAACTGCACGGCGCCCACGGGTACTTGATCGACCAGTTCCTGTGGTCAGGCACCAACCGGCGTACCGACGCCTACGGCGGCGACCTCGTCGCCCGGACCCGCTTCGCGGCCGAGGTCGTGGCCGCGTGCCGCGCGGCCGTGTCCGACGCCTTCCCCATCATCTTCCGGATGTCCCAGTGGAAGGCGGACGCCTACGAGGCGAAGCTCGCCCACAGCCCCGAGGAACTGGACTCCCTGCTCACGCCGTTGGCCGAGGCCGGTGTCGACGTCTTCCACGCGTCCACCCGCCGCTACTGGCTGCCCGAGTTCGAGGGCTCCGACCTGAACCTGGCCGGCTGGGTGAAGAAGATCAGCGGCCTGCCGACCCTCACCGTCGGTTCGGTCGGCCTGGACGGGGACTTCTTCAGCGCCTTCAAGGGCAACGGATCCGCCGTCACCGGCATCGACCAGCTGCTGGAGCGGATGGAGCGCGACGAGTTCGACATGGTCGCCGTGGGGCGTGCGCTGATCGCCGACCCGGAGTGGGCGGCGAAGACCCTGCGCGGGCGCACCGGGGACATCACTCCGTTCTCCGCGGAGATGCTCAAGTCCCTGCGCTGA
- a CDS encoding sensor histidine kinase, with amino-acid sequence MDFLNPRALRWKIAALAAAACCAVAAVIGFLVHDATRERGLSVGKDRALTRLIAAEREFSRTGKAPADIDVRAGHELPEPLARNLADQPDTSGRYATWYDADPPNWYWMWGVVAVGGDAFLVVRDDMSTEVRSLQLLDRSIAKSVLAALLVVVPLAALATEPINRRLRHGARTARRIADGDLDARIGRAGRARDEITEMSAAVDDMATALQRKLENEQRFTADVAHELRTPLMGLVTAAGLLRETDEATELVRDRVRALNALVEDLLEISRLDAGGERARPDPVPLGELVADVVRRTGTDTRVTVRDAEVVETDPRRVERIVVNLVANAHRHGAAPVEVTVGGARIVVRDRGPGFPPDLLDRGPQRFRTGASERGRGHGLGLTIAQGQAGVIGARLTFANAPGGGAVATLDLGAGAA; translated from the coding sequence CTGGACTTCCTCAACCCCCGCGCCCTCCGCTGGAAGATCGCCGCACTGGCCGCCGCCGCCTGCTGCGCGGTCGCGGCCGTGATCGGCTTCCTGGTGCACGACGCGACCCGCGAGCGCGGACTGAGCGTGGGGAAGGACCGGGCCCTCACCCGGCTGATCGCCGCCGAGCGGGAGTTCTCCCGTACGGGGAAGGCTCCGGCCGACATCGACGTACGGGCCGGGCACGAGCTGCCCGAACCCCTGGCGCGGAATCTGGCCGACCAGCCGGACACCAGCGGGAGATACGCCACCTGGTACGACGCCGATCCCCCCAACTGGTACTGGATGTGGGGGGTCGTGGCCGTCGGCGGCGACGCGTTCCTCGTCGTCCGGGACGACATGAGCACCGAGGTCCGCAGCCTCCAGCTCCTGGACCGCAGCATCGCGAAATCCGTCCTGGCCGCCCTCCTGGTCGTCGTCCCGCTCGCCGCCCTCGCCACCGAACCGATCAACCGGCGGCTGCGCCACGGGGCCCGTACCGCCCGCCGGATCGCGGACGGGGACCTGGACGCCCGTATCGGCCGGGCCGGGCGGGCCCGCGACGAGATCACCGAGATGTCGGCGGCCGTCGACGACATGGCCACCGCCCTCCAGCGCAAGCTGGAGAACGAGCAGCGCTTCACCGCCGACGTCGCGCACGAACTGCGCACCCCGCTGATGGGCCTCGTCACCGCCGCCGGGCTGCTCCGGGAGACCGACGAGGCGACCGAGCTCGTACGGGACCGGGTCCGGGCCCTGAACGCCCTGGTGGAGGACCTGCTGGAGATCTCCCGCCTGGACGCGGGCGGCGAGCGGGCCCGCCCCGACCCGGTGCCACTGGGCGAACTGGTCGCAGATGTGGTGCGGCGTACGGGCACGGACACCCGGGTCACCGTCCGGGATGCCGAGGTCGTGGAGACCGACCCGCGCCGGGTGGAGCGGATCGTGGTCAACCTCGTCGCCAACGCCCACCGGCACGGCGCGGCCCCCGTCGAGGTGACGGTGGGCGGGGCCCGGATCGTCGTACGGGACCGCGGGCCCGGCTTCCCGCCCGACCTGCTGGACCGGGGCCCGCAGCGCTTCCGCACCGGCGCGAGCGAACGCGGCCGGGGCCACGGACTCGGCCTGACGATCGCGCAGGGCCAGGCCGGGGTGATCGGCGCCCGGCTGACCTTCGCGAACGCCCCGGGCGGGGGAGCGGTCGCGACCCTGGACCTGGGCGCGGGGGCAGCCTGA
- a CDS encoding serine/threonine-protein kinase, producing the protein MDQATEVFKPLQADDPPSVAGYRLAARLGAGGMGRVYLSYTRGGRPVAIKVVRPELADDPAFRQRFRREVEAARRVRGAYTAELIDAEADGTPPWLATLYVPGPALDAAVARRGPLPVPAVLWLMAGVAEALQAIHGAGIVHRDLKPSNVLLAADGPRVIDFGISLTSGVTALTATGATVGTPSYMAPEQASSGEITAATDVFSLGQTAAFAALGRPLYRGGSSVGVLYQIVHSRPDLSPLPDEIRPLIARCLAADPEERATPAEVVEQCRKLLGADAEAGAGPAVWREVRGTEVTIPPPVADLTPVHTLLLADRPPQPDGPDGRQTPERTRARRWRTALIGAAAVTSAALLTGLTWTVLDATNGFRDRGATASGGPSAPGDPSGSKSGAESESRGGDPTPDASNASPAGPTAWQAVPYPLQMLTEKNSLALQAPVDREDREGDLRFVCQQTGCALESDTSVVALRYGKPGASLEECRASLRGADSRRLPLAAAASGSEICVRHPSGDIALFVIQVKSTALPGSGHSFVTGDMTVWRAESP; encoded by the coding sequence ATGGATCAGGCGACTGAGGTGTTCAAGCCGCTACAGGCGGACGATCCGCCCTCGGTGGCCGGTTACCGTCTCGCCGCCCGGCTCGGCGCGGGCGGTATGGGCCGGGTCTACCTGTCCTACACGCGGGGCGGCCGGCCCGTGGCCATCAAGGTGGTGCGGCCGGAGCTGGCCGACGACCCGGCCTTCCGGCAGCGGTTCCGCCGGGAGGTGGAGGCGGCCCGGCGGGTCCGGGGCGCGTACACAGCGGAGTTGATCGACGCCGAGGCGGACGGCACACCGCCCTGGCTGGCGACGCTGTACGTTCCCGGGCCCGCCCTGGACGCCGCCGTCGCGCGGCGCGGACCGCTGCCGGTACCCGCGGTGCTGTGGCTGATGGCCGGGGTGGCCGAGGCGTTGCAGGCGATCCACGGTGCGGGGATCGTGCACCGGGACCTGAAGCCGTCCAACGTACTGCTGGCCGCCGACGGGCCGCGCGTGATCGACTTCGGCATCTCACTGACCTCCGGCGTGACCGCGCTGACGGCCACCGGCGCCACCGTCGGCACGCCCTCCTACATGGCTCCCGAGCAGGCGTCCTCGGGTGAGATCACAGCGGCGACCGATGTCTTCTCGCTGGGCCAGACGGCGGCGTTCGCTGCGTTGGGCAGACCGCTGTACCGAGGCGGCTCCTCGGTCGGCGTGCTCTACCAGATCGTGCACTCCCGGCCCGACCTGTCACCTCTTCCCGACGAGATCCGCCCGTTGATCGCCCGGTGCCTGGCCGCCGACCCCGAGGAGCGGGCCACCCCGGCGGAGGTCGTGGAGCAGTGCCGGAAGCTGCTGGGCGCGGACGCCGAGGCGGGGGCGGGGCCTGCCGTGTGGCGGGAGGTCAGAGGTACGGAGGTGACAATTCCACCTCCGGTCGCCGACCTCACCCCGGTGCATACGCTGCTGTTGGCCGATCGGCCGCCGCAGCCCGACGGGCCGGACGGGCGGCAGACACCGGAACGGACACGGGCGCGCAGGTGGCGTACCGCGCTGATCGGCGCGGCCGCCGTGACGTCCGCGGCCCTGCTGACCGGGCTGACCTGGACCGTCCTCGACGCGACGAACGGGTTCCGCGACCGGGGTGCGACCGCCTCGGGCGGGCCGTCAGCACCCGGGGACCCGTCGGGGTCGAAGTCGGGAGCGGAGTCGGAGTCGAGGGGTGGTGACCCCACGCCGGACGCTTCGAACGCCTCCCCGGCCGGACCCACGGCATGGCAAGCCGTCCCCTACCCCCTCCAGATGCTGACCGAGAAGAACTCGCTCGCCCTCCAGGCGCCGGTCGACCGCGAGGACCGCGAGGGGGACCTCCGCTTCGTCTGTCAGCAGACCGGTTGCGCGCTGGAGAGCGACACCAGCGTGGTCGCCCTGCGGTACGGCAAACCGGGGGCCTCCCTCGAAGAGTGCCGTGCGTCCCTCCGCGGCGCCGACAGCCGCCGCCTCCCCCTGGCCGCCGCGGCTTCGGGCAGCGAGATCTGCGTCCGGCACCCCTCGGGGGACATCGCGCTGTTCGTGATCCAGGTGAAGTCGACCGCGCTGCCCGGGAGCGGGCACAGCTTCGTCACCGGTGACATGACGGTCTGGCGTGCGGAGAGTCCGTAG